In Hippocampus zosterae strain Florida chromosome 3, ASM2543408v3, whole genome shotgun sequence, a genomic segment contains:
- the slc12a3 gene encoding solute carrier family 12 member 3 isoform X1, producing the protein MQIHTKIEYLFAFGMEVQVIGDSIHLSTYRSRIPQSVTNGKTTPAEYESDFYHLYGDTSPVVSCAPDIQSHYETLDAPPNSDFYANTEVCGRRKRFRPSLYQLYAKPEDDPQPPMYQETTPDGMEGESSEDEEQKEPLPEPTRFGWVHGVMIRCMLNIWGVILYLRLPWITAQAGIGLTWVIILLSSCITGITGLSTSAIATNGKVKGGGTYFLISRSLGPELGGSIGLIFAFANAVAVAMHTVGFAETVVDVMHENGAVMVNRINDIRIIGVITVTCLLGVSMAGMAWESKAQVLFFLVIMVSFTSYIVGTIIPASPQKQAKGFFSYKADIFAKNFVPDWRGQEGSFFGMFSIFFPSATGILAGANISGDLKDPTVAIPRGTLMAIFWTTLSYLIISATIGSCVVRDASGLLNDTLFSSSSNKNCVGTACQYGWDFTDCINNNTCIFGISNYYQSMSMVSAFAPLITAGIFGATLSSALACLVSAPKVFQCLCKDKLYPLIGFFGKGYGKNDEALRSYLLAFVIAVCFILIAELNTIAPIISNFFLCSYCLINFSCFHASITNSPGWRPSFRFYNKWLSLLCAVCCLVIMFLLTWWAALIAFGVVLLLLGYTLYKRPAVNWGSSVQASSYNIALNQCISLNQVEDHVKNYRPQCLVLTGPPSSRPALVDLVSCFTKNLSLMMCGHVVTNDLSALVQSESHISWLKQRKVKSFYKHVVAADLRSGVNMLLQGSGLGRMRPNVLLMGFKTDWHNASPQAAHSYIGILQDAFDLQYGVCVLRTRERLDVSHPYQSYANPGFDGELQNMTTVRTSGLNNITSAVPIDPEAQLSQTTLFQKKQGKKTIDVYWLSDDGGLTLLLPYLLTRRKRWAKCKVRVFVGGDNSKNNERRQEVMTLIKKFRLGFHDVEVLPDLFHKPQPGNIHQFENMMSSFKLDTNPKTESDSGSSRAQEEPWWITDQDLERNRAKSFRQIRLNEILQDYSREAALIVITMPVGRRGVCPSILYLAWLELLSRDLSSPVLLVRGNQENVLTFYCQ; encoded by the exons ATGCAAATACATACCAAGATCGAGTATCTATTTGCATTCGGAATGGAGGTCCAAGTTATCGGCGACAGCATACATCTGTCTACGTACAGATCCAGAATTCCTCAATCAGTGACCAACGGGAAGACAACACCAGCAGAGTATGAGTCtgatttttatcatttgtacGGGGACACAAGTCCTGTTGTGTCCTGTGCACCCGATATCCAAAGTCACTATGAGACTCTGGATGCACCACCAAACTCGGACTTTTACGCCAACACTGAAGTTTGTGGACGACGGAAGCGCTTCAGGCCATCGCTCTACCAGCTTTACGCCAAGCCtgag GATGACCCTCAACCTCCCATGTACCAAGAGACAACACCTGATGGCATGGAAGGAGAGAGCTCCGAGGATGAGGAGCAAAAGGAGCCACTGCCTGAACCGACACGATTCGGCTGGGTTCATGGAGTGATG ATCCGTTGCATGTTAAATATTTGGGGGGTGATCTTGTACCTGAGGCTCCCTTGGATTACTGCACAAGCTGGCATAG GTCTGACCTGGGTGATCATCCTGCTGTCCTCGTGTATAACCGGCATCACTGGGCTCTCTACATCTGCCATCGCCACCAACGGCAAAGTGAAAGGAG GTGGGACCTACTTCCTAATCAGTCGTAGCCTCGGTCCAGAGCTGGGTGGGTCCATTGGTCTGATTTTTGCCTTTGCCAATGCTGTGGCTGTGGCCATGCACACTGTGGGCTTCGCTGAGACTGTTGTTGACGTCATGCAC GAAAATGGTGCTGTGATGGTGAACCGAATCAATGACATCCGCATCATTGGTGTCATCACAGTCACGTGTCTATTAGGTGTCTCAATGGCCGGCATGGCATGGGAGTCAAAG GcccaggttttgttttttctggtcATCATGGTGTCATTTACCAGTTACATTGTTGGAACCATCATCCCCGCATCACCACAAAAACAGGCCAAAGGTTTCTTCAGCTATAAAG CGGATATTTTTGCCAAAAACTTTGTTCCTGATTGGCGGGGGCAGGAGGGCAGCTTCTTTGGCATGTTTTCGATTTTCTTTCCTTCTGCGACTGGCATTTTGGCAGGAGCTAACATATCCGGAGACCTGAAG GATCCAACAGTGGCTATCCCCAGGGGGACACTAATGGCTATATTCTGGACCACTTTGTCATACCTCATAATCTCTGCTACCATTG GGTCCTGTGTGGTCAGGGATGCATCTGGACTCTTAAATGACACTTTGTTCTCCTCTTCATCCAACAAGAATTGTGTTGGTACAGCTTGCCAGTATGGCTGGGACTTCACTGACTGTATCAACAACAACACATGCATCTTTGGCATTAGTAATTACTATCAG TCGATGAGCATGGTGTCAGCCTTTGCTCCACTCATCACTGCTGGCATATTTGGTGCAACACTCTCTTCTGCTTTGGCCTGCCTAGTGTCTGCGCCCAAAGTGTTCCAG TGCCTATGCAAGGACAAACTCTACCCCCTGATTGGCttctttggcaaaggttatGGCAAAAATGACGAGGCATTGCGAAGCTACCTCTTGGCATTCGTAATTGCTGTCTGCTTCATTCTCATTG CCGAGTTGAACACCATAGCGCCAATCATCTCCAACTTCTTCCTCTGCTCTTACTGTTTGATCAACTTCAGCTGCTTCCACGCCTCAATCACCAACTCACCCG gttggcgcCCATCCTTCAGATTCTACAACAAATGGCTTTCCTTGCTGTGTGCTGTGTGTTGTCTGGTTATCATGTTCTTGTTGACTTGGTGGGCAGCTCTCATTGCCTTTGGTGTTGTCTTGCTCCTTTTAGGATACACGCTGTACAAGAGGCCCG CTGTGAACTGGGGCTCATCCGTGCAAGCCAGCTCCTACAACATTGCACTCAATCAATGTATAAGCCTTAACCAGGTGGAAGACCACGTGAAGAACTACAG ACCACAGTGCTTGGTGCTGACGGGACCTCCCAGCAGCCGACCAGCTCTCGTGGATCTTGTCAGCTGTTTCACAAAGAATCTTAGTCTCATGATGTGTGGCCATGTGGTGACT AATGATCTCTCTGCACTAGTGCAAAGTGAAAGTCACATTTCCTGgttgaaacaaagaaaggtgaAGTCCTTTTACAAACATGTGGTGGCTGCAGATCTCCGTTCAGGGGTGAACATGCTGCTACAG GGGTCAGGTTTGGGTAGGATGCGACCCAATGTCCTTCTGATGGGTTTCAAGACGGATTGGCACAATGCCTCACCACAGGCCGCACACAGTTACATCGGAATATTGCA GGATGCATTTGACCTTCAGtatggtgtgtgcgtgttgagAACAAGAGAGAGACTGGATGTCTCTCACCCATATCAGTCATACG CCAATCCAGGCTTCGATGGAGAACTCCAAAACATGACCACCGTACGCACTTCTGGACTTAACAACATTAcat CAGCTGTGCCCATTGACCCGGAAGCTCAACTGAGTCAGACTACACTGTTTCAGAAAAAACAAGGAAAGAAGACAATTGACGTTTACTGGCTGTCTGATGATGGAG GTCTTACTCTGTTGCTCCCATATCTCCTAACTCGGAGGAAGCGCTGGGCCAAATGTAAAGTTCGAGTGTTTGTGGGAGGAGACAATTCCAAAAATAACGAGCGGAGACAAGA GGTGATGACACTAATCAAGAAGTTCCGTCTTGGATTTCATGACGTGGAAGTGCTTCCTGACCTCTTTCACAAACCTCAGCCTGGAAA CATTCATCAGTTTGAGAATATGATGAGTTCCTTCAAGCTAGACACAAACCCAAAAACTGAATCTGATTCTGGCTCATCAAGAGCACAGGAGGAGCCCTGGTGGATCACGGACCAGGATCTGGAGAGGAACAGAGCCAAG TCTTTCCGTCAGATTCGACTCAATGAAATTCTGCAGGATTACTCCCGCGAAGCCGCACTGATTGTCAT CACCATGCCCGTAGGGAGGAGAGGAGTGTGCCCCAGTATCCTGTATCTGGCATGGCTGGAACTCCTGTCACGTGACTTAAGTTCCCCTGTCCTGTTGGTCAGAGGAAACCAAGAAAACGTCCTCACCTTCTACTGTCAATGA